A genomic segment from Sulfitobacter sp. DSM 110093 encodes:
- a CDS encoding tripartite tricarboxylate transporter permease, with translation MLNTPAILNAFATALSPEYLLITLWATVLGIIIGMLPGLTATMGLALLTTLTFQMESFQAITALLGLYVGAIYGGSRTAIILNMPGTPASAATSLDGYPLARQSRAREALGLATIGSFFGTMVGVVLLLFTAPILATYALKFGTYEYFWLALFGVVISGRLTALNDPLKGWIAGFLGLLFAMAGQEQVFAYARFSFGIQDLTGGISLIPAMVGAFGLVEILSSISNNQKPKISENKGRLLPKAREVAQNAGTIGRSGIAGTLMGLIPGVGEDIGAWVSYAIAKRFSRTKEMFGRGSTEGLIAAETGNSAAVPGAIIPVLTLAIPGSAPSAVLLAALVIHGVQPGPMIMFTSADMVYGIVAAITLAACVMTVAGVMLTTPLLAVLRIPRERLLPVIFVLCTVGAFAIAARPFDVWTMLGFGVLGFILKQMDYPMAPLVLGLVLGDLLDKSLRRGLNLSEGSLEPFLTRPISAFLAIATLMSLALLLVPTLRRIAKRNNR, from the coding sequence ATGCTAAATACCCCAGCCATACTCAACGCTTTTGCAACAGCACTTTCGCCTGAATACCTGCTTATCACCCTTTGGGCCACGGTGCTTGGTATCATCATCGGGATGTTGCCCGGTCTAACGGCCACCATGGGGCTGGCGCTTTTAACGACGCTGACATTTCAGATGGAAAGCTTTCAGGCGATTACCGCGTTGCTCGGCCTTTATGTCGGCGCGATCTATGGTGGCAGCCGCACGGCAATCATACTGAACATGCCCGGCACACCTGCAAGCGCTGCGACGTCGCTCGATGGCTATCCGCTCGCCCGGCAGTCCCGCGCGCGCGAAGCGCTTGGTCTTGCGACCATCGGCTCTTTTTTCGGCACTATGGTTGGCGTCGTTCTGCTCCTTTTTACGGCCCCTATTCTGGCGACTTACGCCCTTAAGTTTGGGACGTACGAGTATTTTTGGCTGGCGCTTTTCGGCGTTGTAATTTCGGGTCGCCTGACGGCACTTAATGACCCGCTGAAAGGGTGGATTGCAGGTTTTCTGGGTTTGCTTTTTGCCATGGCCGGCCAAGAACAGGTGTTTGCATACGCTCGGTTTTCTTTCGGAATTCAGGATTTGACCGGCGGGATTAGCTTAATTCCCGCGATGGTCGGCGCGTTTGGTCTGGTTGAAATTCTTTCGAGCATCTCGAACAATCAAAAGCCGAAAATTTCGGAAAACAAAGGCCGTCTGCTGCCCAAAGCGCGCGAAGTTGCGCAAAATGCAGGGACCATCGGGCGTTCCGGGATAGCTGGCACGCTGATGGGTCTTATCCCCGGAGTCGGAGAAGACATCGGTGCTTGGGTCTCTTACGCCATCGCAAAGCGGTTTAGCCGGACAAAAGAAATGTTCGGCCGCGGATCAACCGAAGGATTGATCGCAGCAGAGACCGGAAACTCCGCCGCTGTGCCAGGCGCAATCATTCCGGTGCTGACATTGGCCATTCCCGGCTCGGCCCCATCCGCCGTTCTTTTGGCCGCTCTTGTCATACATGGCGTTCAGCCGGGACCAATGATTATGTTCACCAGCGCGGATATGGTCTATGGCATCGTCGCCGCGATCACACTGGCCGCCTGTGTTATGACCGTCGCAGGCGTCATGCTTACGACACCTTTACTGGCCGTCCTGCGTATCCCACGCGAAAGGCTTTTGCCGGTCATTTTCGTGCTTTGCACAGTCGGCGCTTTTGCGATCGCAGCACGTCCTTTTGATGTCTGGACGATGCTTGGCTTTGGCGTTCTCGGTTTTATCCTAAAGCAGATGGATTACCCAATGGCGCCGCTTGTCTTAGGCTTGGTGCTGGGTGACCTTTTGGACAAAAGCCTGCGCCGGGGCCTTAATTTATCAGAGGGGTCACTTGAGCCTTTTCTCACCCGCCCGATCAGCGCTTTTCTAGCGATCGCAACATTGATGAGTCTCGCTCTCTTGTTGGTGCCAACCCTTCGCAGGATCGCAAAGAGAAATAACCGATAA
- a CDS encoding tripartite tricarboxylate transporter TctB family protein has protein sequence MNNHALDRLTGIFFVALGLAVVAGSWVMPRFEAQGASPYLAPGLTPGLIGIALGICGLILALRTKREDGAERSYWNTVIGTASNRNRAFAALALTLVYGAVLFGNVHFVLATFLFVFAFVCTFEVILKSEGSTHRAISTLIAAALLALVTSFGSYYVFQNLFLVRLP, from the coding sequence ATGAACAATCACGCACTCGACAGACTAACCGGAATTTTCTTTGTAGCACTTGGCCTCGCTGTCGTCGCGGGGTCTTGGGTTATGCCGCGGTTCGAGGCGCAGGGCGCGTCGCCATACCTTGCACCCGGACTGACACCAGGCCTTATTGGTATAGCTTTAGGCATTTGCGGTTTGATTTTAGCCCTACGCACGAAACGCGAGGATGGGGCCGAACGCTCATATTGGAATACAGTGATCGGTACCGCTTCTAACCGCAACCGCGCGTTTGCTGCACTTGCATTGACGCTGGTCTACGGCGCCGTTCTGTTTGGCAATGTCCACTTCGTTCTGGCCACTTTTCTGTTCGTCTTCGCCTTTGTCTGCACCTTTGAAGTTATATTGAAATCCGAAGGCAGCACCCACCGGGCGATATCAACCCTAATCGCCGCTGCACTGCTCGCGCTCGTCACAAGCTTTGGAAGTTACTACGTCTTCCAGAACCTATTTCTGGTGAGGCTGCCTTAA
- a CDS encoding tripartite tricarboxylate transporter substrate binding protein, producing the protein MGYKRTLTGAVAAAFLAGPALAEWPEKPIQLIVPWGAGGATDQVTRVVAAELGDALGQSVVVVNQPGASGSLGSQAAWDAPHDGYTWTAGAAKDLGTYGVTGMMDTSIKDWDLYLNSALASVISVPANSDIDNLDDFVAALKAGGIKVGTSGVNSAGHSAIEALSGAVDGSYIHASYDGGSAAVLSTVSGETDATTQLISEQIDMLRAGQLKPIAILSDTDADVPGVGNIPSVLAALPDVPVAPIYFGVFVPGDVPEEVSSRMEKAWAGLAESAALTEYTEGRGSLLTVHAGNEAQEKVWPSIQINAWMLHDAGNSATSPEDLGIPRP; encoded by the coding sequence ATGGGATATAAACGAACTCTTACGGGTGCCGTCGCGGCAGCTTTTCTTGCCGGACCTGCATTGGCCGAATGGCCCGAAAAGCCTATCCAGTTGATCGTGCCTTGGGGCGCAGGCGGTGCGACCGATCAGGTCACACGCGTGGTTGCGGCCGAGCTTGGTGACGCGCTTGGCCAAAGCGTGGTTGTCGTCAATCAACCCGGCGCATCAGGTTCGCTGGGGAGTCAGGCCGCATGGGATGCGCCTCATGACGGCTACACCTGGACTGCGGGTGCCGCCAAAGACCTAGGGACCTATGGCGTAACAGGAATGATGGATACTTCGATCAAGGACTGGGATCTGTATCTTAATTCCGCGCTCGCAAGCGTCATTTCAGTGCCTGCCAATTCTGACATCGATAACCTGGACGACTTCGTTGCCGCGCTGAAAGCAGGCGGGATCAAGGTCGGGACATCCGGTGTCAATTCAGCCGGTCACTCGGCGATTGAAGCCCTCTCGGGTGCTGTTGACGGGTCTTATATCCATGCAAGCTATGATGGTGGCTCTGCTGCGGTTTTGTCCACGGTTTCTGGCGAAACCGATGCAACGACGCAGTTGATTTCTGAACAAATTGACATGCTACGCGCGGGTCAGCTGAAACCGATTGCAATTCTATCGGATACGGATGCTGACGTGCCAGGAGTTGGTAACATCCCGTCGGTTTTAGCGGCGTTGCCAGATGTGCCGGTTGCGCCGATCTACTTCGGTGTCTTCGTTCCGGGTGATGTTCCAGAAGAAGTGTCTTCCAGAATGGAAAAGGCCTGGGCCGGTTTGGCGGAGTCAGCTGCATTGACCGAATACACCGAAGGACGCGGTTCGTTGCTGACGGTGCACGCAGGTAATGAGGCCCAAGAAAAGGTTTGGCCGTCGATCCAGATCAATGCCTGGATGCTTCACGATGCGGGAAATTCGGCCACAAGCCCTGAAGATCTCGGCATTCCGCGCCCTTAA
- a CDS encoding Gfo/Idh/MocA family oxidoreductase, giving the protein MSIRFAALGLDHRHIYGMSQGMIDAGCDFAGFWTDGNPQPIAGFIKRFPNVPRAADLDTILNDKSIDLVLIAAPPAERARLSLAAMQHGKDVMLDKPGCLTLDELSQIEATIEQTGRIWSVNFSERFEVPATTLADQLLGEGRIGKLVHVLSQGPHRLNAQTRPDWFWEPSEYGGLLGDIGTHQIDQFLHFARADTCEVTRATVGNMATPDHPAFQDFGEMNLSAGDVQGYVRLDWFTPDAAPNWGDGRLILTGTEGFIEVRKYMDIAGQPGTDHVFLVNGTTCERIGASRAGTPYFANLVYDIEHRTETSCPQHRTVTVMRLAIEAQAIAHKLGGLSGNI; this is encoded by the coding sequence ATGAGCATCCGCTTCGCCGCACTTGGCCTGGATCACCGGCACATCTATGGCATGTCGCAGGGCATGATTGATGCCGGTTGCGATTTTGCCGGCTTTTGGACCGACGGCAACCCGCAGCCAATCGCAGGGTTCATAAAACGCTTTCCGAATGTCCCGCGTGCCGCAGACCTCGACACCATTTTGAATGACAAAAGCATTGATTTGGTGCTGATCGCCGCGCCGCCCGCTGAACGCGCGCGTTTGTCTCTTGCCGCCATGCAGCACGGCAAGGACGTGATGCTGGACAAACCCGGCTGTCTTACGCTCGACGAGCTGTCTCAGATCGAAGCGACCATCGAACAGACGGGCCGCATCTGGTCTGTCAATTTCTCTGAACGTTTCGAGGTGCCCGCCACCACCCTGGCCGATCAGCTATTAGGCGAAGGGCGGATCGGCAAGCTGGTTCATGTCCTGTCACAGGGCCCGCACCGGTTGAATGCACAGACGCGGCCGGATTGGTTTTGGGAGCCGTCGGAATACGGGGGTCTTTTGGGTGACATTGGCACCCATCAGATCGACCAGTTTCTGCATTTTGCCCGCGCCGACACCTGCGAGGTGACGCGCGCGACTGTCGGCAACATGGCCACGCCAGACCACCCGGCGTTTCAAGATTTCGGCGAGATGAACCTGAGCGCAGGCGATGTTCAAGGTTATGTGCGCCTTGACTGGTTCACGCCGGATGCCGCGCCCAACTGGGGCGACGGGCGGTTGATCCTTACCGGAACCGAAGGTTTCATTGAGGTCCGCAAATACATGGATATCGCTGGCCAGCCCGGCACCGACCACGTGTTTCTTGTCAATGGCACCACATGCGAGCGCATTGGCGCAAGCCGCGCCGGCACGCCCTACTTTGCGAACTTGGTGTACGACATTGAACACCGAACCGAAACGTCCTGTCCGCAGCACAGAACCGTAACGGTCATGCGGCTGGCGATCGAAGCACAAGCAATTGCCCACAAGTTGGGAGGCTTAAGCGGCAATATCTGA
- a CDS encoding Gfo/Idh/MocA family oxidoreductase — protein MSNPPIKLVVIGLGMASKPHLAALKQLAPGVEVLGVYARSPERRAQVSQASGWPAFDSLADIAASDADGAILITPPNGRTESVAALAQAGKAILTEKPVERDLARATKIVELCETAGVPLGLVLQHRFRAGAEALSALIASGKAGRVNMVRVTLPWWRDQTYYDQPGRGRYDVDGGGVLLTQAIHVLDLMLSLTGPVSEVSAMTATTDLHRMEAEDFATAGLRFESGAIGSVVATTSAFPGDAETLILDCEHASLQLTAGELVVHWRDGRTETVGEVTGTGGGSDPMDFPCDWHRDLIADFAEALRQGRPPRITGREALHVHRLIYAIERSARSGSVAQVEVEA, from the coding sequence ATGTCTAACCCCCCTATTAAACTTGTCGTCATTGGGCTCGGCATGGCTTCAAAGCCGCACCTTGCCGCATTAAAGCAACTGGCACCCGGCGTTGAAGTTCTCGGCGTTTATGCCCGCTCGCCCGAGCGACGCGCGCAGGTTTCTCAGGCTTCGGGATGGCCCGCTTTCGACAGCCTTGCAGACATCGCCGCAAGCGATGCGGATGGCGCGATCTTGATCACGCCCCCCAACGGCAGGACCGAAAGTGTCGCGGCCTTGGCGCAGGCGGGAAAGGCGATTCTGACGGAAAAACCGGTCGAGCGGGATCTGGCCCGCGCAACCAAGATCGTGGAGCTTTGCGAAACGGCTGGCGTGCCGCTCGGATTGGTTCTGCAACACCGGTTCCGCGCGGGCGCAGAAGCATTAAGCGCCCTGATCGCAAGCGGCAAGGCCGGGCGCGTGAACATGGTGCGCGTCACGCTGCCGTGGTGGCGCGATCAGACCTATTATGACCAACCCGGACGAGGGCGTTATGATGTGGACGGCGGCGGTGTGCTGCTGACCCAAGCGATCCATGTGCTGGATCTTATGCTAAGCCTGACCGGACCGGTAAGCGAAGTTTCGGCAATGACGGCCACAACTGATCTGCACCGGATGGAGGCCGAAGATTTCGCCACGGCCGGGTTGCGGTTTGAAAGCGGCGCAATCGGCTCGGTGGTGGCGACGACATCGGCGTTTCCGGGCGATGCCGAGACATTGATACTTGATTGTGAACATGCCTCGTTACAATTAACCGCCGGAGAGCTTGTCGTTCACTGGCGTGATGGGCGCACCGAAACGGTCGGCGAAGTCACCGGAACGGGCGGCGGCAGTGATCCGATGGATTTCCCGTGCGACTGGCACCGTGATTTGATTGCCGATTTCGCAGAGGCGCTACGACAAGGGCGCCCCCCTCGCATCACTGGCCGCGAGGCGCTTCACGTGCACCGTCTGATTTACGCTATTGAACGCTCGGCCCGCAGTGGTTCTGTTGCGCAGGTCGAGGTCGAGGCATGA
- a CDS encoding mannitol dehydrogenase family protein has translation MTRIVHIGPGAFHRAHQAIYTEDAADGWQITGVSLRSADFADALIKQNGRYTLVTRGTDGIEYRQVTAMSKALAIANGRGPVLDALTQADTRIISLTITEKGYAPPFDASSAITLLVQALQMRKDAGRPGVTLLSCDNLTDNGAVLQKAVTGAAPSDLADWIAAHVRFPSTMVDRITPATTAELRAEVAEQAGWADEIPVETEAFSQWVIEDNFAAGRPDWEHAGAELVPDVAPYEQMKLRMLNGAHSMLAYCGHLTGKVYVRDVMADPALAALVARHMDAAAATLDPGTGLNPSAYRDQLLTRFRNPHIAHKTYQIAMDGSQKMPQRMFAPAQDAVRRGQDVTPFSFATACWLHYLGGRTDAGDAYALRDPREAELAALPSHPKDRVDALFALPDLLPAALAADPDFRAKTAAYLLAITQHGLMATTKEDAHV, from the coding sequence ATGACACGTATCGTTCACATCGGCCCCGGCGCGTTTCACCGTGCCCATCAGGCGATTTATACCGAAGATGCCGCGGATGGATGGCAAATCACAGGCGTAAGCCTAAGAAGCGCGGATTTCGCCGACGCCCTGATCAAACAGAATGGACGCTACACGCTGGTGACACGCGGGACGGATGGCATTGAATATCGCCAAGTCACCGCCATGTCCAAAGCGCTCGCTATCGCAAATGGGCGCGGACCCGTCCTAGATGCGCTGACGCAAGCTGACACACGGATCATCAGCCTGACCATCACAGAAAAAGGGTATGCCCCCCCTTTCGATGCCAGCAGTGCCATCACGTTGTTGGTCCAAGCTTTGCAAATGCGCAAAGACGCAGGGCGGCCCGGGGTCACACTTTTGTCTTGCGACAACCTTACTGACAACGGTGCGGTGTTGCAAAAAGCGGTGACAGGTGCCGCACCGTCCGACCTTGCGGACTGGATCGCCGCGCATGTGCGTTTCCCGTCTACGATGGTGGACCGTATCACACCCGCCACCACGGCTGAATTGCGCGCCGAAGTGGCCGAGCAAGCGGGGTGGGCTGACGAAATTCCCGTCGAAACAGAAGCGTTCAGCCAGTGGGTGATTGAAGATAATTTTGCCGCTGGTCGCCCGGATTGGGAACATGCGGGTGCGGAACTGGTGCCAGATGTCGCACCTTACGAGCAGATGAAGCTGCGTATGCTGAACGGTGCCCATTCGATGTTGGCCTACTGCGGCCATCTGACAGGAAAGGTATATGTTCGCGATGTTATGGCCGATCCTGCCCTTGCTGCGCTTGTCGCCCGTCACATGGATGCGGCCGCAGCCACGCTTGATCCCGGCACGGGCCTAAATCCAAGCGCTTACCGTGATCAATTGCTGACCCGTTTTCGCAATCCCCACATTGCGCACAAGACGTATCAAATCGCGATGGACGGAAGCCAAAAAATGCCGCAGCGCATGTTTGCGCCGGCTCAGGATGCGGTGCGACGGGGACAGGACGTCACGCCTTTCTCTTTTGCGACAGCATGTTGGTTGCACTACCTTGGCGGTCGCACCGATGCGGGTGATGCCTACGCACTTCGGGACCCACGCGAAGCCGAATTGGCAGCCCTTCCCAGTCATCCAAAAGACCGGGTTGATGCCCTTTTTGCGTTGCCTGATCTGCTACCGGCCGCGCTTGCTGCCGATCCGGACTTTCGCGCGAAGACGGCCGCTTATCTTCTGGCAATTACGCAACACGGTTTGATGGCTACAACGAAAGAGGATGCCCATGTCTAA
- the uxuA gene encoding mannonate dehydratase, giving the protein MKQTWRWFGPADAIAIEEVEQAGATGIVTALHHIPNGAVWSVEEIGKRQAEVARRSDGSPSRLAWDVVESLPVSEEIKKQSGDWRAHIQAYKDSLKNLAKSGLQVVCYNFMPVLDWTRTDPAHVTPTGANCMRFDWIDFAAFDIFVLARHGAAEGFPEAVVEAARARYQQMSDKDHRRLAANITMGLPGANQELSFDDFHTLLRSYGTLSSDQLRANLTAFLEEVVPVAEALGIRLCCHPDDPPFPLLGLPRVVSTEGDYLRLTGAVDSPSNGITLCSGSLGVNPDVDLPGMMERLGDKVHFLHLRNVTREETRFPGSFHEAAHLEGSTDMVALLQAVIAEEKQRKGAERSDWSIPMRPDHGHAMAIDMHRKQQPGYPLVGRLRGLAELRGVIAALGGDLQ; this is encoded by the coding sequence ATGAAACAGACATGGCGTTGGTTCGGACCAGCAGATGCAATTGCAATCGAGGAAGTCGAGCAAGCGGGGGCGACGGGTATTGTCACGGCATTGCATCATATTCCCAATGGTGCCGTTTGGAGCGTTGAAGAGATCGGCAAACGTCAGGCCGAAGTGGCACGGCGAAGTGATGGATCGCCTTCGCGGCTGGCGTGGGACGTTGTGGAAAGCCTGCCGGTATCCGAAGAGATTAAGAAGCAAAGCGGCGACTGGCGGGCGCACATTCAGGCCTACAAAGACAGCCTAAAGAACCTTGCCAAAAGCGGTTTGCAGGTCGTTTGCTATAACTTCATGCCCGTTCTTGACTGGACCCGCACCGATCCTGCGCATGTCACCCCGACAGGTGCGAATTGTATGCGGTTCGATTGGATAGACTTTGCCGCCTTTGATATCTTTGTTCTGGCGCGTCATGGCGCTGCGGAAGGTTTCCCGGAAGCTGTCGTCGAAGCTGCGCGCGCCCGCTACCAGCAGATGAGTGATAAAGATCACCGCCGTTTGGCCGCCAATATCACGATGGGGTTGCCGGGGGCCAATCAAGAACTCAGCTTTGACGATTTTCACACGCTACTGCGCAGCTATGGAACGCTATCTTCTGACCAGCTTCGCGCCAACCTAACTGCCTTTCTGGAAGAGGTCGTTCCGGTTGCCGAAGCTCTTGGAATCCGGCTTTGCTGCCATCCTGATGATCCACCGTTCCCACTTCTTGGATTGCCACGGGTGGTGTCAACAGAAGGTGACTATCTGCGCCTCACCGGCGCGGTGGATAGTCCTTCCAACGGTATTACGCTATGTTCTGGCTCGCTTGGTGTGAACCCGGATGTCGATTTGCCGGGGATGATGGAACGTTTGGGCGACAAGGTGCACTTTTTGCATTTACGCAATGTCACCCGCGAAGAAACACGTTTTCCCGGATCGTTCCACGAGGCGGCACATCTGGAAGGCAGTACGGACATGGTTGCGCTGTTGCAGGCCGTCATTGCCGAAGAAAAGCAGCGCAAGGGGGCGGAGCGGAGCGACTGGTCGATTCCCATGCGCCCCGATCACGGCCATGCCATGGCAATCGATATGCACCGCAAGCAACAGCCAGGCTATCCGCTGGTCGGGCGCCTGCGCGGATTGGCCGAGTTAAGGGGCGTCATCGCCGCCCTTGGGGGGGATTTACAATGA